DNA from Grus americana isolate bGruAme1 chromosome 6, bGruAme1.mat, whole genome shotgun sequence:
TAGCTGCCCCGACAGAGTCAgcatctccctctcctctcagATGACCAGTGACAAATGTAGAGGTCTCAGCTACAGGTAGATGATTCTCAAAAGTATCAGATCAGTTTACATATTCACCATGCTCCCTAGCTTCTGCTATATTGATacacttgttttttcttccgTTCCCTAAATAATTTGTCTGCTGTTGGGCTTAATTTTAAAggtatatgtttatatatatataactacAGGCCATCAAACTacagagcattttaaaagacctttatttcaaatgctgtcctcatagcagctgttttctttcaccATGCAACATGCAAGTCATCAAGAACTGTTTCATTATTTGACCTttgctttcagcttttcagacTATATACCATTATGAGGGCTGGCACTTTCAGTATCTGTGCCTTCAGCGTATCTAGAGCTCTATTTCACTGTGGGTTGGCGAGCTGGGTGTTTTGCTGTCTTATCTTCACACCAGTGGTACAAGATGCCAAATACCTTGTCTGTTATCACACACTTAAGTAATGGTCCTGAGAGAAGTACAGATATTAGAACTGTTGCTGAATTAGATAAGGGTGCTGACTGTGCACTGTAAACCAGGAAGAGTGCGATAACTAGGAAGAAGGGAAATCAATCAAAAAGGAATAACAGTTTCTAAGGCTTTCCAACTGAGCATCACAAAGTGTCTTCCAGAAGTCCATTAGCTTATGTGTCATGctcaaaaaattttaaatgaatatcATTCATTGCAATGCCCTTGCCAATGGTAGTAATTGGGGAGCAAGaattcaaagaaggaaaaagcatggACACTGAAAGATTGCCTCTGTCCAGAAAGAGTTGAGAGCATACAGAGGTACCCCAATGAGAATAATCTTCTGTTCCTGTGCATATGTAGGCTGGATGTCAAAGATAACAGGTGCCTTgggaaaaagattatttataCTGTGTTATCAGTGCAATACCTGGCACAGTTGGGGACCTACTCCATGTGGATCTAGACTACCATGTAGCAGTAACAACAAGAATAGGGTGGTGCATCAAAGTCTTTAAGTATTTGCCCCATATTTCCTCAGCATCATAAAATCCTGGTGTAGAGTATATTTCAGTCTAAGCAGACTCTGAAGAACTTAGGCTaccagaaaacaagaaaagcagatACAGTTTTTTTCTACTTGTCTGCATACCTGTCCGTACCTTTAATTTTAGGgcactggagaaagaaaaattccaaaTGAAACACTAtcaggctgtgctctgctgtcaGTACTGAtatgcaaattatttcaaaaagtgGCACATGCCACCAACACAGCCAGGAAATTCCACTCTCAGTATTGCCATAGTGCCATGGTGATGGAGGCAGAGgcttaaaaaacaaatccagaacaattattaaaaatgtgccTGTCTCCTGTAATGGAGGCTGCCTATGCACAATGGACTGAATACAGTTTGATAATCATGAAGAGAAAAAGTTGCTATTCAAAAATGAACAAACCTGTATGCATTGCttgaatattttcttgctgTATGTACTGGAGCATCTTCCAGATATTAATTCTGGATGTGccataagaaaatgttttgatgtgGTCTTGAGCAGTGGGGGAACCAGAATGAACATAGACCAAAATGAGCACTTTGGTCTGGAAACAAAGTATAATGCTGGCTCATTGCAAACTATGGATTCATGAGAAATCAAACGTATGATCTTTCATTTGGGGGCAGATTTCCTCAGTATTTTTGGGGAAATTGTACTTTCATCTCACCTTCTATTTATGAAGTACATTTATTACTTTGCAGAGGTGTTTTAAGAATTTGTAAATGCTATAAGTATGATCAATACTTATTCTTGCtcaatgcattttcttttactttgatttttatattttgtgcttttatcACATCATATGATTTTATAGTGTAGCACAGAAAAGATCAGATAGGTTAAGACACAAATTAGAAAATACTTCAGCATCTCAACATAGCATGGCtcagcccctgctcctgcaTCTCTGTTCTTGaattttaaacaggaaataattttgtatttttcaggagTTGATAGCTGCTCGTCAAGACGATGCAAAAATATAGGTAAGACACATTTGCATAATTTGGTTTACGGTTTTAAATGTCTTTCTAGATCAGAAAATACTGCCcttgatgaaaaaaattgtcatttttttaCAGCACACTTTAACATATTTTTGTCTGAGGAGTTTCCCATGCTATTGGTCATTGACTTTACAAAGTCAAACTGAGAGGTAGCAGGAGGTCCTTGGTCAGTTTACTTTCTCTGTTCTCCAAGAAATTTGCAAAATGAGAGTTTCACAACATCTGAGAGTTTTTTCAGACAATTTTTGGGAAGGTCAAATGTGATTTTTGGCTTGCATGCGGGTGCATGCACACAGTGACATTTGTCCTCTCTCCTCCCATTATGTTAGTGATAAAGGTGCTATAGCCATCTAAGTAATTAAGTTTAAACTTTATGTCATGCCTCAAACCACTAACCACTCTAGAAAGGAACGATAGGTCTTGTAGTTAAGGCACTTATGTAGGAGTTTTGGGTTCACATCCCATTTTAAGTTTTCAGCTACATCATTAGGGTGCAGATTATGAACCATAAACCAGACATAATTATCATCATGTTTACCTCACCTTGTTTTATCTATCAACACAACAATCAATCAGAGACAGGGATTACACGTCTGTATAGTGGTTGGTCCAAGGGGGCCTTTAAATATTATCAAGTAACTCACTGATCCAATGCTAACAGTGACCTCCTCCAGCCTTAGAGCAGATAACAGGCTGGGTCTTATctcatctcatttattttctcagtaatGTCTGACATGACCAGAATGATGCACTGGTATCTCCAAGTACAGGCTGCTTTCCACAGCCAGACTATTCTGAGTACCTACATGCCTTAAGTTTCAATCACGTGGTTCACTTGCTTTGCTTAAATGAGTTTCTTAGCATTTTAGGGATTCTTTTCATTGCTATGTGAGTGACTGTACTTATTGTTTTCCTGTCTTCAGATCAGCCTCATGTCTCTGACTCCCAGGTGACGGTGGAATTTGAAAATGGAAACTTCAAGTTCACATTCCCCAACCCCAAAAATGTGAGTGAGTTCAGCATGACCCTCTTCAAAGGGCATGAAAAGAAGGAGATCTGTGCACTCCATTTGAGCGAGGAGAAAGTTATCCCCAAGAGTAATGTCTCCTACTGTCAGACAAAGCATTCAAATAGCAGCACCACTTTCATTCTtaaaaatctggaaagaaagcaCATCGACACTTATACCTACTGCCTGGAGATGTTCTTACCCCCTCCTTATATAGATTGCCGGCTGAAAGAAACCTATTTGTATATCCAAGGTAAGTTTACTTCTCCCTTCACTTCAGTTTACTGATAAGTAGACATTGGGCACATCTATACGGCAGTGAAAAATGTGACTAGAATTTGCAGAGATATTTCCAAGACAGCTTAAAACTACTTAGCAGGGGGCTGGTAACAGAGCAGTGTTGGCAGACTGCTCAGCATGGCCTCTCCATATTTATTCATCTTCTTGGACAGGTTTTGCAGGCCATGCTGAGCTCTGCATATTGTTGGTGGCACTCAAGCTAGCTAGACTACATCTTCTGGAGTACTGCACTCCCACCTTTTTCTGCACCAGAAGTTTCCCATTGTCCATTTTTCAAGCTGCTGAATGTAAATGTTAAAATTGTTTCTAGCTGGGGGAAAATAATCCATCCTGAAAGCTATCTTCATGTGCCtaggattaaaacaaaaatcagctgTCAAATATCTGTGCTAGTAGTGGTACGTGGAACTCTCTGATGCCACACTGATGTGAAGAAGATGGTGTTCACCTCTCTGAAGCAGGCCTTCAGCTTTAGAGCCTTCTTAGAGCAGAAGAGATCCACAACTGCTGAGAATTTTGGGCCTTTTACTGAGAAGGGCTTGGACTAACTTCAGAAGACTTGCTGCACAGGCTTTAATTTTGAATTGCCTTTCACTCAGTGGCTCTTTGGTATATTAAGCTGAAAGAGTTAATAGTGGTTTTGCTCACACCGCTTCCTGGTTCTCCATATAGTTCAGTTGCAACATGGTACTGCCTGTTGTCCTTCCCTTGCCATCTTTTCCTGTATCTCAACAACAAGACTAAACAAAGATAGAAGCTGAAATTCTAAGGCTACAATTATGTGGTTGGGTCAAATTATCTCTCAGCCCTCTCTGAACTTAAAACAGCTTCTCGGAATCAAGCTGTGACATCCTTTTTTGTCTGCAGTGTTTCCCGAAGCTATCCATTTCCATTTGCATCGATAGCCAGATGCTCATAGCTATTGCCAGATGTTTTATGCCCTATCATATTTTCTCTCAGATCCGGGCAAGGGTAATCTTGTGTCCCTCAGCTTGCCTTCCTATCCAAACATGACTGCCAAAGTTCACCCTTCTTTTGACCAGGGTGCCCTTTAAATCACCTGTGGTACTCACTGAATGTAAGCTTAAGCCTTGCTCAGATCTGAAATACCATCACGCCCTCAAGCCTGGCTTGGTCTCTTTTCAGACTATACTTTCAGCTCTGTGTACCAACAGTTTCACCTCTCCTTCTGGAAAACTGCAATGTTCTGCTTCCTCCTGAATACACTTTTCCAAGGTGGCTTTTCACCTCAGGGAAATCCTTCTGCAGAGCGCACTTTTGctattttattaatatgaagagaagagggaaaagaatttgaaaagttATCTCTAGGGCGGGAAATGCAAATTATCAGTAACAACTTTTTTTGCCTCCCCATCTCCAGATAAGGAAGACTGCATTTCACTGGGACTCATGTCATGGATAATTATTGGCCTGATCATGTTTGCCATGATTTCCTGTGTGTGCTGTGTTGTAGCCTGTTGCTTAAGGAACAAGGTAAGCAAGTCTATGAGATTCTGCAGAACCCTCCTTCCAAGGGTCATGGATGTGGAACTTGATTTAATGAGATTTAGAAGGTGGGACAGGCACATACTCACTCAGCACATGATGTGTTTTTTGACAGACTGAGTTGTTAATTTACCACTGGAATTCAGTCATTGATGACAGCAGctcacatttaatttttctaagacagaattgtttattgatttAAAGGCTGGGCAtcaaaggaaagaggagaaatgctGCACAGGTCAGCAAAATTACTTTGGTAAGCAATTCACCTGATTGTTTTCTTCAATAAGGGGAAACAAATGATCAGTGGAGCAATTCCAGCTCTGTTCTGGAGCAAAAGCACTTAAACAAAGAACTAGTTGGCTCAGGAAAGAAGGGAGACCATGGacattagtttttcttttggacaacgtgtgtttttcattttcagttcgTTTTATTCCAAGTTTTCTACGTGACTGCCTGTCTGTTCTGACTTTAATATTCCCACTGAAAACAGTCAGAGTAACTGttcttcttaaataaaaagGCAGGAGTGGCGGGGGGTTAGTGACCACAAATTAAATTCATggcattttctctctgtttgcAGAATCAGCAGTGTGAATCCAACTCCCATGAGTACAACGGTGAATACATGCCCATGGCAGCAGTGAATGCAGCTAAAAAACCAAGAATCTGAGGTTGTATTAAGCCTAGTTCTACTTATATCTCTGCTTGTATCTGTTGCAAGGCTTTCTCTGGCAGGGAAAGGGCTGCTTGCTGTGTCTCCCATTGATTCTAGGTGGGTGGGAGGGATTGTTACAATAGCTTGTTAATAGACTTTATGCTGCAATGTAGCAGGAAGAGGAAAcgaaaagcaaaatttctggAAACCTTTTGAATCAGAATGGTGGGCTGGTTCCTAGAAATGCAATTGCTTGACATCAGTGCAAAGTAATGATCTTATGCATGAGGAAGAGATGTGAAACTGTTCCATTCAGATTCTTCAGATGATGCGTGGTACCGAAAATCTCTGTGGGGAAGTGATTTGCTAGATTTACTGGGTGTTGTTGGCTAAGGGCAAATAATCTGTAGAGAATAAGGAACTTCCTAACTACTTAAGACCTTGCATAGTAGCCAGAAGCAGTTTTGGATACAGAACAGAAGCAGAATGTGGACTGATTCAGATGTATGGAAGTTGCATATAACTAATTCTCCATTCCTATTCCAGGTATAAGTTGCCTGTGGCATGGAAATTCTGGCAGCAGAGGTTTCCAGCTACTTGAACCTGGACAATGGGAAATCAGCATTTTCTCACCTTTCCCAGCCTCCCTGAGCTCTTGTGATGGTCCTGTGCTCAGTCACGAGACACCCGCTCTAGTACTGTTGTGAGCTGTGTTTTGCTCTAGCCTTGTGTGTTAACTGGCACACTGCCTGATCCACTGACTTGTACCTGAAGTGCTATCAATGTGTTAAAGATGTCAGCTTTTAGTTGAAGAAAATGTAGTGAGTTTGCTTGAGAGTAGATTCCTGTAGCGCTACTACAGAGGgaacttttattttctacagtCTCCTTTATGATAAACTTTCCATTGGGGACAAAAAAAGAGACTACCTCCAATGCCAATCCTTGTGGCACAGCCATGAAGCACTGTCAATGTATTGCACATGCCCTTTTGTTAGGGCTAGTTTAGCCTGATGTTATCAATTCATCCTCAGATTCACTGTCAAACTTCTCAGCACCACACTAGGAGAGTGCGGTATGCACACATGCTCTCCtgcaccaagctgtgtggtacaGCAGGGGAGCAAAACCTGAGAGAGCACAGCAGAGACTTCACTGTGACACAGTACCTCAAGTACGTGCAtctgcatttttcatatttgtgcTATCAATACATCTTTGCCGTTCACACCTTGGGACTCCtcttatttaattaaattctgaATTCTTTTAACTAACAGAGGAATATATTGCTTTCAAGACTGCAATTGTTCTTTAAATCAGTTCAAACCTGCAGGATCAGTCCCTAAACTAGGAGGCACGATCTCTCCTATTCACATGTCTTGCAGCACAAATACAACACAGTCCATAAGGCCAGTGTATTCATGGACTCTGCATTGCAATTATCTTCCTCTTGTAGTTTGACATGAAACTTTTACCACTTCCCCAGTGGTTCAGGGGTTACTTGACCTGCCTCAAATTTCTCAGAGCCTTCAGTATGAATGAAATGATCAATCCTTCATGCTCCTTATGAAATCCATCAAAACTCTGACCATAAATGACCAACTGGGAATCCAGCCTGGATATCACACCATTTGGCTGCTGGAACCAGAGCAATACATTGATTCTGAGTCTCTCTGTAATTcatagaaaaaacaaatatcGGTCAGAGGACAGTATTATGAAAGATACACAGCCTGCTCGTCTGGCAAACCAAAGGCTGGTTTCAAATTTGATAGGGCTAACAGGGACTGTCAGGCATGAAGAGGACATAAGCTCATATGTCAAGAACAGGGTTTTCCTCAACAAACACCTAAATACACAGAAGTATTGCACAGAGAAGGTGCAAATTGTTAACTGTGACATTAAGCAAAGGGTTAACGCATCAAATAAAGTGGGGACTGCCAATTTCACAGTGGGTACCCTGCTTAGATAACCAGCTTTTAGGCAGAGATGTAGAGGGACACCCTGGCATGTTGAGTAACATTACATTCTCTCCTGTTGTTCTGCCACATAACGTTTGCCAAACCACTTGACCTCCCCAGCGAAGAAAACTCTCCTCCGTACAACCATAAATACACTGATTTCACCATGTAAAAAGATATTGGTGAAATTACTGCCTTTGAAAATTACTGGTGAAAATAGCTAACCTCTACTGTTCTGAGAAATGCTGGATGCAAGATCCTATGTAACAGTGGAGAGTCCTATCCCCTGGAACCTTTCACCAGACTGAGAAGGAAATTCAAGGAATATAGAGtttctgaaagaaggaaaaacttgaGTTTTGCCTTGAGATGCTGCTGGATAAAGGACAAATGATGAAAGTCTGAACAAGGTAGTTCAAAATACATACATTCTACTCATTGTAACAAAGGTTTTGGAAGTCTGAGGTTCCatcactgctttctttttggaaaaaagagatttttattcctaataaaacattttttattatgctACATGTGTCCATAAGAAAGTTCATGCATGCATGCCTCTCGTGTAAAAGAAATGAGCTCTATAAAATCCACAGTGCAATGACAAGAGAGTACGGAGCAATTTAACCCCGTATAGCACCTTAGTGGGTAACAGGAaaaggattaagaaaaaaaaaaaaagtggaaaccAAAAATTCAGAtctgtttctctgcagtgaGGTAATGACACTGTTTGGatctgtttgtttccttttattttcaggagaGTCTTTTTTCATATTGTCCCATCTCTTCccacctcttcttcctttcttttaatccCTTATGCAGTATACAGATAATGTTCAGGATTATTTTGGgacattttccagtttctttctgCCATTCTTCAATACCTCCAAATCAAAGCTGGAAGAAGATAAAGGATggcagaatgagaaaaaacacCCTATGAAAAAAGTAACATGAACTGAGTCTATAGACTGTGTGACAAGAAAGgattaaaatagaataaataaagGAGTCGGtaagaataaacaaaaagccTGATATTCTAACAGATCAGcatttcaaaaagtaaaaactCTCTTTGGAAACCCAGTTTTGGGAAAAGACCATtttagcagggaaaaaaaaatcaaataagaaTATTTCAGCCAACTCTTCTACAAAATTCATCTTCAAGACAAGCAGAAACATGAGTAACATCCAAATAACGTCCAGGAAATCAGAGGTTTGAGGGTAAAATAAACTACTAAGACACAATCTCAACCTATGTTGTTTTCTCTATTTGCTATGTAATGATTTAGAACTGTAACAGAAATTTTACAATTGTACAACAGTCTGTGATGGGGGTTCTACAACctgtccctctccatcttttatTTCGTTATGGGGAATAGgactgaaaaagtattttggctAGGGCTTTTCCAGGAGCTGAATCCCTAACAACAGTGTTCGTGTAAAACTAGTTTCTGTCATGTAACATAAGATTCAGTGTCAGTAAGATGCTTTCATCCTTTCTGATCCATCATTGCTATAAGTTGCCCCACATGTATTTACACTCAGTAATGCCCTTTAGATCTTCCCAGTCCATGCCAGTATGGACAGTATGAAGTCAGCAAGCCAGTAAAACAGATAACGTATGTATGGCAAAGAACTACTCATAATCTCCTTGAAGGTAAAGACCTGGAATAAAAATTTACAACTTGAGCAAACTTAATCTTGCTAAACAGATAGTATGGACTAATGTGAACAGGTGAAAGATGTTAAGGATGACAACTCCAAAATTTAAGGAAGGATAAATGGCAAGAATATCATCATTTGAACACCTGCATATCTTGAGATGGTTTGAAATCCAAACCTCGATATGTATTTTGCAAGCTTGTCTTCCCAGCTTGAATTATGAACCCAAATCTGAATGCTCTTGGAGTTTAATGATTAGATTCAAGATTGCAATTTCATACCTAATATATAGCACTGGGAATGAAATGACACTATGAAATGTTGTGGGCCATTTTCCCTTAGTACAGGTATTTCATTAACTTCAAATTTCAAGTAGTTTTAAATTCTATCAAACTCCCTACAGACTTTTACAAAGGTTATTTAAGGCTGAGGAAAAGAGGCTCTCAAACTAGagtaaagcaaacaaattaatTGAAATGAGGATCTGTACTGAAGATAACATACACCTTTATTCATAAAGTGTTTTACAATGTGCAGAGTCCCCTATGCATGTGAATCTATAACTTGCCATGCTGAAGAAcacagcaataataaaaatagaaaaaatacacaTCATTGAAATTatttggttaaaaataaatccaatcAGCTAGTGGGGACTTCTGCCCACACAAGGTTTACTGGGCAGTTGGATCTAAATCTTTGTCTTTGGTTTCACTTTAACTGCAATGAGACACGCCATATACCCAAGTCCCTTGAGTTGTCCAGTCCATCATTGCTATAGCAGTCTACCCACTGTCATAAAAATTTCCCATTTCCTTAAGAGATAAAATTTTGAGATTTGTATTTATGTTCTATGATTATGTGTTCGATTCAGTGTTAGGGGTTGGTTGAAGAGGGAGGAATAGGAAGGATTAAACAGCTTTTCTGGCAAAATGAACCAGACAGGTATGAACTGGAGATATGAAGAAGAGGTCAGGGGGTGAACTTCATCTAAATGAGTATGCCTGAGCTATTTAATTCCTCCTGGGAGTCATAAGATCTTGTATGGCTTGagatcaatttttaaaaagagataaatCAGCTCTGATTATCAACAAGAAAGATTTAGCTGCTCCACACATCAAGCataatcattttttaaaactgcaaacattaACAACTTTGAATACCAAACATCTTCCACATATTAAATCCTGCATCAGTCCTCCCAGTTTTCAGCACACTGTTGGCAAATCCATCACCAATGATATTTCATCCTCTGTCCCAATGCATTGCAGGAACAAGTTTCACTGCAGCTTACACAGTTTATTGCCATGTCTCAGAATTTAGGCCAGCATTTAATGTCTGGATTGCAAGGGGGTATTCCCTTTCCCCCTGCTGAGAAGGAATGCTCATTTGCTGCCCTAGagttcttctgaaaaaatgtctgaaacactgagaaaagtgGAAATGATGTTAGCACTAGCTGAtaagagcaggagggagcatATTGCCTTCCAAAGGTGGTATTTTAACTGAGCATAATCTACGGAGTATGACAACTCTGCAAAGGCTTTTCAGGCTACTGAGGCCAAATTTTGGAGGAGGGAGCTCAAAACTGGGATTCTCAGACCATTTGCTAACTACTTTCCTCCACAAAATTTAAGGTACTTGTGTTTGTCTATTCAATCACATCATTTTCCAtttgtaagacaaaaaaaattacaggattTACTCATGAAGGCTCTTCTGGGCCTGAGTGAAACAGGGGACATTGTAGTAAGCACCTGGCTGAGTGCCAGCAGAAATGCCTATGTTGATCCTCCTATCTCTGCATCCTCCTGTTGATCAGGCTGGCATGGAGCTATCACACAGCTGGGCAGGACCGTGACCATGAGACAAAGGGACAACAGAGTGTCATGAGGGTCAGAGGTGGAATCAGAGTTTAGTGCTACTGCTCTCATGAAACTGAGATATACCTAGGAAGCTCTTACTAGCTATTACATCCCTGAAAGCCAGATCAATGCTTGTATTTCCGTTGCTTTTCCTGTCTATGTCCCTGCTGTTCAGCCACAGCCACAGCTCCATGGAAATCTACCTGATTCCATGCCCTGGCCCCTTTTTAAGGCCTGTGCTT
Protein-coding regions in this window:
- the ICOS gene encoding inducible T-cell costimulator, encoding MKSVAVTFCVLCFQFEALYGVDSCSSRRCKNIDQPHVSDSQVTVEFENGNFKFTFPNPKNVSEFSMTLFKGHEKKEICALHLSEEKVIPKSNVSYCQTKHSNSSTTFILKNLERKHIDTYTYCLEMFLPPPYIDCRLKETYLYIQDKEDCISLGLMSWIIIGLIMFAMISCVCCVVACCLRNKNQQCESNSHEYNGEYMPMAAVNAAKKPRI